CGCACCGGCAGCGCATTACAGGGGAGTGATCCGCCGCGGTCATCGACAGCGGCCGGGGTGGTTATATTGTCGCCGGCACATTGCGGGAGCAGGACGACGTTTAGCTTACCCGGAAATCCGGGGCTCGGCTTTGTTTCCCCGGACTTTTTGATCAGCCGGGCTTCGTTCCGGTCATCCATGCAGAACAGGTAGGTTTTGCCGCCGATGGTCCGTTGCCGGATGACGTCGTAGAGGTGTTCTTTGTACCAGCATTCCCTGCCCCCGTCCTGCCACTTGCCCGACGCATTCACCTCGTCAAGGCCCAGCCTGCGGAACTGTGCGTCGGGTAAGGTGCTCAGCCAGGCCTCCCTGGCCCTTTCGCGGAGAAGTTGCTGATAAACCAGGAACTGCCAGAAGTAGCCGATCTGGGTGTAGAAATAGACCAGCAGGAATAATATGGTGCAGATTTTCTTCAACTATGTTTTGGAGGTTCGATCTTGTCTATGGGAAGACTGCCTTCCAGCGCCTTCCGGTATTGAGCGGTGGCGGCCTTCAGACGCCCGTCCAGCAGGTTGTATACTTCCTGGTGTTGGTCGGTGGGCCCAAAGTCCGATCCGCCGTTGATGCTTTCCTTGCTGATGGTCAGGAAACGTTCCAGAATCTGGGCGGGATTCCGGAAGATATCCTCCCGCGCGCCCGTCTGGTGGACGTCGTGGAGGAGGCTTTCCACAAGATACAGCTCGTTTTCTTTTTTCAACAACCTTGCCTTTTGCTTTTTGTCGGTCGTTTTTTCCGCGGCGGCCAGCAGTTTAGACCGTAGGGTCTCCAGGGTATCGATCATGTGAAGGGTGCTTTGGATGGAGGTATAGATCTTCTGGCCAAAGGCGTATTGGTCCGCAATGTCCTGGTCCGACCCTTGCGTGTGCGGATCTCTCAGGACGTCAAGCGGTTGTTTCCATTCCTTCTGCCCGATTTTAAGGACGACCGTATACGTACCCGGCAGTACTTTGGGTGCCTGGAGACCGGGGCCGATGTCGAGGTCATAGATCACCATGGCGCGTTCGCCGGTGGAGTCGAGTTTTACCCAGTCGGCATCTTCGGGACGGGTGCGGAGCGGCGGGAGGCGGTAGGGTTGGAGGCCGAGGTCCCACCACACCCGGTTGACGCCCGGTTTATTGGTGCCCTCGATCTGTTGGAGGTGCCGGCCTTCCCCGTCCAGGATGATGACTTTGACGGTATCGGTTGCGCTGTCTTTGAGGTAGTAGTTGATACTGGCGCCATAGGGCGGGTTTTGGCCGGTGGTCATCGAACGCTCACCATGGATGCCGGGTTTTTCGCGAAAGCGATACGCTTTTCTCAGTGGGAAAAGATAGGCTTCCGAACGTTGTACGTCTGCCGAAAAATCGCGGATGGGCGTAAGGTCATCCAGGATGTAAAAGCCGCGGCCGTAAGTGCCGAGCACCAGGTCCCTGAAGTTGGACTGGACGGCGATCCCGTAGACGGGTACGGGGGGAAGGTTGTTTTTAAGGTGTACCCAGTGGCTCCCGTCATCGGGCGAGAAGTACAGCCCGTTGTCCGTTCCCGCCCACAACAGGCCTTCTTTGTCCGGGTCTTCCTTGATGGCGTGGACAAACGAAGAATTGGAGGGCGGCAGGTCTCCGCTGACGGAGGTCCAGGTCTGGCCGTAGTCGGTGGTTTTGTAGATATAAGGGCGGAAGTCCCCGATAAACTGGGCATCCACCGAAATATAAGCGGTTCCTTCGTGAAAATTGGAGGCATCGATCGACCGGATCGTCGCCCATTTGGGCAGCCCCGGGATGTGTGCGGTCACGTCGTCCCAGTGGGCGCCACCGTCCTTTGTGACGTGGACGAGCCCGTCGTTGCTCCCTGTCCATAAGAGACCGTCTTTGAGGGGGGACTCGGCCATGGCATACAGCGTACACCCGTCGAAGGTGAACAGGTTGTCGGTGCTGACCCCACCGGAGCTTTGCTGGTGGCTTTTGTCGTTGGTGGTCAGGTCAGGGCTGATGACCGTCCAGGTTTGTCCGCCGTTGCCGGTGACGTGTACGTACTGGCTGCCGATATAGACCTTGTGTCCGAAACGGGAAACCACCATCGGGTAGTTCCAATGCCAGCGGTACCGCATATCCGCGGGCGGATAACCATAACCGGCCTCCGGCCACGCGCGCACGTCCCGGATGTCGCCGGTTTTCAGGTTTACCCGGTCCAGTCCCCCGTCATAGCAACCCGACCAGACGATGTTGTTGTCTTCCGGGTCCGGCTGGGCGTATCCGCTTTCGCAGCCGCCGATGCCGGTCCAAAGCCCGAGCGGGATACCCCCCTGCAGGCTGTTGCTGGGTCCCCGGTAAGAAAACCCGTCTTGTTTGTTCCCGTATACGTAGTAGGGAACCTGGTTGTCGACGGCAACGTGGTACATCTGCGCGATCGGCAGGTTGACGTTTTGCCAGGTCTTGCCTTTGCTAAAGGTCATGTTCAAACAGCCGTCGTGGGCGACCATGGCGCGGGAGGGATTTTTTGGGTCGATCCACATGTCGTGGGTATCACCCCCGGGCCGGTAGTCGCCATTCTCATGGAGGCCGTTAAAGGATTTCCCCCCGTCTTTGGATTCCATCACGGTGACGGATAGGGTAAAGACATCATTGGGGTCGCCCGTCGATACGCGCACACGCGTGTAGTACGAGGCGCGTTGCGCCAGGGAGTGGGACGTAAACACCAGCTTCCAGGTATCCCCCCCGTCGTCCGAGCGGTACAAACCGGGGTCTTTGTCTTCGATCAGGGCATAGACCACGTTCGGTTGGCTGTAGGCAACATCCACCGAGGTTTTGCCGACCGGATGGGCTTGTCCTCCGGGGAGGCTAAGGCGCTCCCACGTCTTCCCTCCGTCCTTTGACCGGAAGATGCCGCTCCCGGGTCCGCCGCTGTTGAGCTGCCAGGTATTGAACGTGACCTGCCACATCGCGGCGTACAGGATGTTGGGATGCTGAGGGTCTATGGCGAGGTCGGAACAACCGGTGTGCTCGTCGACAAACAAGACGCGTTCCCAGGTCTTTCCCCCGTCGGTGGTTTTGTATACGCCCCGCTCCTGTTGAGGGGCGTGGGTATTGCCTAAGGAGGCGACATAGACCGTATTCGTATCCGTCGGGTCCACGATCACGCGGCTGATCCGGCCGGTTGCCACGAGGCCCATGTTTTTCCAGGTGCGGCCCGCATTGACGGATTTGTACACGCCATTACCCATGGCTTCCGCGGGCCGGATGAGAAAGGTTTCCCCGGTGCCCACCCAGACCTGTTTGGGGTTCGATGGGGCAATGGCGAGCGCGCCCACGGAAGAATTATCGGTGCTGTCGAAGATCGGGCGCCAGGTGATACCGGCGTCCTCCGTTTTGTACAGACCACCGGAGGCCGCCCCAACATAAGAGACATTGTTGTCGCCGGGCACGCCCGCCACGGCGATGGCCCGGTTGCCGTCGGGGCCGATAAAACGGAAGCGAAGCTGCCGGAAAATACTGCTGTCGAAAGACTGAGCCGACACGCAGCCCGTGACGAGACAGAAAAGGATCAGTGTTGGTGTTATCTTGGGCATGGCAGGCAATTTTTTGCGAAGGCGGTACCGGTAGCGCACGATCGTCGCCGCCAGCAGTACCAACGCACAAACCTCGCTCAGCACCTTTTCGGCATCAAAGAAGTCCACCGGCCGGTCTTTTAAGTCGGGATCCATCACGATGCCGTGGACCACGAACAACAGCGCGGTACCGTAAGAAATCAGGTGTATATTTTTCCACGCCCGAAAGCTCATCTTGTTCTTCACAACCTTCTGGGTCGTAACGATCACCACTACCAACGCGTAGAGCGCCACGGTGCCCGGAAGGACCCAGAGGGCCTGGTGGGGTGCGTGGAGGGGGTAGAGGATGTGGACCCAGGTAAACTTGCTGGCCTTGTCGGGCAAAAGGAGCAGCGGATGGGCCAACGCCAGGACGAGTGCCACATACGCCGTCCAGTTATGAAGGTCGTCGATGCTGACTTTTTTTACAAGGGTGGGCATCCGCTTCCAGAGCGGGGATCTTTTGTACGCCGTGCTCAGCATCATGCCGAGCAGGATATTGAAGGTAAGAACGCCGGTGGCGATCAAACCTATGGTGGAGGAAAGGTCCAGCCAGGAGGTATCCATATTACTAGTCTTTTACGCTGATGACGGGCACCTGGCGTTCGTATATCATTTTGTTGAGTTTGTCAAGACCCGGGCCCAGGACCTCCTTGAGCGCCGTCAACTGGACGTCGGCTTTGGCGCTCAGGTCGGCGAAGACATCCCTGACCTGTTTGCTGGGCGTGGTATACCCCACGGAGGCCGTGTTGTAGACGCCGGCCAGCTTGTCGTTGATCTTGATGGGGTAGTTGAGCATGTCCTCAGAGCTTTTGGATTTTGTCTGGTAAAGGGCTTCCTCTATTTTGGTCAGGCGGTGGGAAAGGCTGTCGGCGTATTTCCGGATGTCCTTGTTTTGTGCGGTATCGAGCCGGCTGTTGAGGTCACCCAACTGGGTGCGCACGCTGCGCAAACGGAGGATGGCCTTTTGGACGTCGTCGAATTTGTCCCGTACCTGGAGCAGGAAGCCGGCCTGGGCATCGTAGTCCGCTTCGGTCAGGGCATAGTTGGGATCTCCCTTGATGACAAAGGGGACGTCGACCGAATCCTTGTCGTACCGGAACCGGGCGCTGTAGTGACCCGGTGCGGCTTTGGGACCGCCGACCATGCCGTTCCATAAGAGCATGCCGGGAATGCGTTTTCCGCTGGGATAGTTCATATCCCATACAAAACGGTTCATGCCGGCATTGACCTCCAGCTTGTCGTCCGGGTCGGTGGCCTTTGTGCTAAACGTGCGAATGGGTTTTTGCTGTTTGTCGAAAATGGTGATGGACACGGCGGCGGAATCCGGGGTGCCGCCCAGCCAGTATTGAAAGAGGGATCCGTTGGGCGGATTTTCCCCGGCATTGGACGTGCTGCCGGCGGCGCGCCTTCCTCCAAAGCCACGCATTCTCCAGGCGTCGGCCACGGGGAAAATCGTAAGCCTTTGAAGGCTGTCTCCATGCTGTCTGACAAAGCCCAAATCGTCCAGGCTCCAGAACGCTCGTCCTTCGGTGGCGACGATCAGGGCGTCGTCCTTGATCGTCAGGTCGGTGACGGGGGTGACGGGGAGGTTGAGCTGAAAAGGTTTCCAGTGGCCCCCGTCGTCATAGCTGATGTACATGCCAAACTCCGTGCCCGCGTAGAGAAGACCGGCCTTGACCTTGTCCGCGCGCAAACAACGGGCGAAGTGGGTGGGCGGTATACCATTGGTGATCAGGGTCCAGGTTTTGCCGTAGTCGGTCGTCCGGTAGATATAGGGGGTATAGTCGTCCAGCTTGAATTTTGTTCCGACGATATACGCCGCCCCCTTCCGGAAAGGATCGGGTTCTATACAGTTCCACATCATCCACCCGCCGGCCTGGGGCGGGGTAACCTTATCCCAGTGCGCACCCCCGTCCTTGCTGACAAACACAAGACCGTCGTCGCTGCCCGTCCAAAGCAGGTCCTTTTCCAGGGGCGACTCCGCCGCGGCAAAGATGGTACAGTAGTATTCGGCGGACGTATTGTCTTTGGTGATGGGCCCCCCGCTGGGCCCTTGTTTGGATTTGTCGTTGGTGGTCAGGTCGGGACTGATCGCCGTCCAGCTTTTGCCTTCGTCATCGGTGGCGAAGAGCTCGTTGCCCGCGGCGTACAAACGGCCCGGCGTATTCGGGGAGAAGAACAAGGGGAAGTTCCACTGGAACCGGTATTTCAGTACGTCCGCGCCTTCCCCGGTGGAATTGTCCGGCCAGACGGTGATGACGCGGTTTTCTTCGGTGTGGTGATCGTAACGCCCGATATACCCGTCATAGTTCCCGCCGTACACGATGTCTGGGTTTTTCGGATCGGCTACAACGAAACCACTTTCAAAGCCTGCTGTCGGTGTCCAGTCGTTTGCGCCGATGGCACCTCCATAGGACCTGCTGCGGATCCGGATGGTTGTGTTGTCCTGCTGGGCGCCTAAGATATGGTAGGGAAAAGCATTGTCGGTGGATACCCTGTAAATCTGGGCGGTCGGCTGGTTGTCGGAGCTGCTCCACTCTTTGCCGCCGTCAAAGCTGACGTGACCACCCCCGTCGTCCGCGAGGGCCATCCGCTGCGGGTCTTCCGGGTCGATCCACAGGTCGTGGTGGTCGCTGTGTGGTGTCCGCATGGACTCGAAGGTCTTGCCGCCGTCGGTGCTTTTCATCATTTCCACATTGGGGCAGTAGAGGATATCTTCGTCTTTGGGGTCTACGAAAATGCGGTTGAAGTACCAGGCCCTTTGTTTGATGTTGTTGTCCCCGTTGGTCTTGGTCCAGGTTTTTCCGGCGTCCTTGCTGGTGTACAGACCGCCGTCCTTGTTCTCGATCATGGCGTAAACCTTGTCCGGGTTGCTGGGCGCGACGGTGACATTCACCGCGCCCCAAATCCCTTTCGGAAAACCCTTGCTGCCGGTGATGTTCGTCCAGGTCTCGCCCCCGTCCATACTTTTGTACAAACCACTTCCCTCGCCTCCGCTTTCAAAGCCATAAGGGGTCCGTATGACCCGCCAGGTGCCCGCATACAGGACCGACGGTTCCCCGGGTTCCATGGCCAGGTCGGAGCCGCCGGATTGGTCATTCACGGCCAGGACCTGTCTCCAGGTTTTACCGCCGTCGGTCGTTTTATAAATCCCCCTGGCCTTGGAGGGGCCAAACAGGTGTCCCAATACGGCGACCCAGACGATGTCGGGGTTTTTGGGGTGGATGAGGATTTTGACGATATGACGGCTGTCGGCCAGCCCGAGGTTTTTCCAGTGCCGGCCCGCGTCGTCGCTCCGCCATATACCGCCCATGCCTTCGGTGACGTTGTTCCGGATGGTGCCTTCGCCTTCTGCGGCGTAGACGATGCTTTCGTCACTGGGCGCGATGGCTACGGCGCCTACGCCACCCCCGAAAAATCCGTCCGACATATTTTTCCAATTATTACCGCCGTCCACGGTCTTCCAAAGCCCTCCGCCGGAAGTGCCTAAATAGAACGTGGTTTTCTGGTGAACGGAACCCGCGACGGCGTCTGCGCGGCCTCCCCGGAAAGGGCCGATCAGCCGGTATTTGGTCTGGGCGTAAAAAACAGAATCGGTGTCCGTCTCCACGGGTTTGTGCCGCTGGGCGGACAGCGCCGGTGCGAGCAGGAGGAACGGGATCAATAGCGTACGCATATATCGGTTGGTTAAAGGTTGATCGGGGGTTTACCGGCTTTTTTCAACTGGGCGTTGAGGGCCGAAATGTCTTTTTGCAGAAGGGCTTCCGCCTGTGCGGCCTGTTCCAGGGCGGTGCTCAAACCGGCTGCGGCCTGCGTGGTGGGGGGCATGTCGGCTTCCTCCAGCAAGGTCAGCAGGGAGGCAAACGTGCCTTCGAGCTGGCCGAAGTTGGAGGCGCCTTGTTCGCCACCCGCTCCCATTCCCATTCTCCGGCCGCGACGGGCGGCGCCCGCTAGGGCACTTAGGTCTTTTATGGCCTGGTCGAAGTCGGGCGTACCCGTGGGTTGAAGTTCGGCTCTTAGACGGCCGATCGTCGCGATCGCGTCCAGGCATTGTTTGCGCGCCTTATACGCTTTCATGGAAAGATCGAATTGTTGCTGCAACCCGGCCATCGGCGTTTTGACCCTGGGATCCATGCGGACGTGTATGGGCTGGGTATAGGTCTTACCGCCCGCCGTCAGGCGCACCTGATACGTACCGGGGAGCACCCAGGGGGAGGTGGCCGACGGGGCTGTATTCCCAAACACGGCCGCGATGGGATAGGAGGGTGGCACGTTCAATGGTTGGTAGTGCAGGTCCCAGATAAATCGGTGCGGGCCGGGCGCATTCGAAAGGATTTGCTGGGGCCGTATCCAGTACAACGGGATATTGACGTCCGGGACGGCGTAGGCTGTATCGGTGTCGCTATAATGGCGGACGAGCCGACCGTAGGCATCCAGGATATCGAGGCTGACCGGGCCGGTCGCGCCCAGGTAATAGTCAATAATGGCGCCATCGGGTGGATTTTCACCCGCCGGCTCATCCTGGGGTAGCGGCGTATCCGGGTTCATGTCCCAGCGCACCCGGACGGCGGTATCGGGCCGGTAAAGCAAGGCATCGGCAGGCCCGCTCAACTGGCGTAATGGCGCGATGTCGTCTAAAATCCAAAAAGAACGCCCGTGGGTCGCGACCACAAGGTCGTTGTCCTTGATGACAAGATCGCGGATGGAGGTCGCGGGCATGTTCAGCCGTAAGGATTGCCAGTGATCCCCGTCGTCGAACGAGACATAGACCGCGCGCTCCGAACCTGCCAGCAGGAGGCCTTTCCGGCGGGGATCCTCCCGTACGGCATTGATGGGGTCTTCGGGCAGACCGGTCACGATCTCCGTCCAGGTTTTTCCCCCGTCGCGGGTCCGGTAGATATGGGGATGCATGTCGTCGAGGCGGATGGCGTTGACCGCCGCGTAAGCAGTCAGCACGTCTTTATGACCTGCTTCGATCAACGATATTTTGCTCCAGGAAGGAAGACCGGCGGGGGTGACATTGGTCCACGTTTTTCCGCCATCCCTCGTGATATGGATCAGGCCGTCGTCTGTACCGGCCCAGATCGTATTTATATCCAGGGGAGAGGGGGCTACGGTGTAGATCACGCCCCTCCGGGCCATTTTTAGTACGGATTCCGTATTGTATATGCCCACCGTGGCCGGGATGTCCCAGGTAGGGCGGCTAAGGTCGGGGCTGATGACTTTCCAGGAGTTCCCCCCGTCCCGGGTGGAAAACAGGACGTTCCCCGCCAGGTACAAGGTGTGTGGATCGACGGGCGAAAAAAGGACGGGTGCGGTCCGCAGGAAACGGTACTTCCCGCTCCGGACGGCTTCAGGGGCGACGTTTTGAATCTGGCCCGTGCGTTTGTTGTACCGGGTGATCTTGCCGCCATAAATGATGTTGTTGTCCAGGGGGTCGGGGGCGATATAGCCATACTCCTCGACACCCACGGGATGCCATTCCCGGAAGGTGATCTCCCCGTCGTTACCGCGCGAAGCGATGCCGATGGACCCGCTTTCCTGCTGGGCGCCGTATACATTGTAAGGGAAAGTATTGTCGGTGGCTACGTGGTAAAACTGGGCGGTGGGCTGGTTGTACCAGGAAGAAAAGGTCTGGCCGCCGTTGACGGTGACGATGGCGCCCTGGTCGCAGGCGATCAGAAGGACCTCGGGATGGTCGGGGTTAATCCAGATGCGGTGGTAGTCGTCTCCCCCGGGTGCGCCCTTGTACGCGTTCCAGGACTTCCCGCCGTCGGTGGATTTCCAGACCACCACGTCGGCGGTATAGACGATGTCGGCGTTTTGGGGATCTGCCTTTACTTCGGCAAAGTCATCCCCCCTTCCCCAAAAACGGTTGTCACTGTTCAGCTTTGTCCAGGACTCGCCCCCGTCGTCCGAGCGGTATACGCCACCGTAAGCCCCCGCGTCGACCGTGGCATACAAACGGTCGGGGTCGGAGGGGGCGATGCAAAAACCGATCCTGCCCAAACCCTGGGCCGTGGTGGGCAACCCCTTGGTCAAAGGGTGCCAGGTCGTGCCTCCGTCGGTCGATTTAAAAAGACCGCTGTTGGGTCCGTTCCAGGCCCCGTTTTCCCAGGGACCCTGGCGGCCGGCCCAGAGATCGGCGTAGACGATATTGGGGTGTTTGGGATCGATGGTCACCTGGACCGCGCCGGTATTCTCGTCTTTATAAAGTACGCGCTCCCAGGTTTTCCCGCCATCGAGGCTCCGGTAGACGCCCCGCTCTTCATTGGGGCCGTACGGGTGACCAAGGACGGCGGCAAACACCTTGTTCTCATCGGTGGGATCGATCGCCAGGCCGCCGATCTGCTGGCCTTTTTCCAGGCCCAGGTGTGTCCAGGTTTTGCCGGCGTCGGAGGACCGGTAGACGCCGTTGCCCACGGACAGGTCCGGTCGCTGGATACCCTCCCCGCTGGCCACATAGAGGACGTTGGGATTGGAAGGTGCCACCGCCACATCACCGATGGAACCGGTCGGCTGGTCGTCAA
This sequence is a window from Dinghuibacter silviterrae. Protein-coding genes within it:
- a CDS encoding VPS10 domain-containing protein; protein product: MDTSWLDLSSTIGLIATGVLTFNILLGMMLSTAYKRSPLWKRMPTLVKKVSIDDLHNWTAYVALVLALAHPLLLLPDKASKFTWVHILYPLHAPHQALWVLPGTVALYALVVVIVTTQKVVKNKMSFRAWKNIHLISYGTALLFVVHGIVMDPDLKDRPVDFFDAEKVLSEVCALVLLAATIVRYRYRLRKKLPAMPKITPTLILFCLVTGCVSAQSFDSSIFRQLRFRFIGPDGNRAIAVAGVPGDNNVSYVGAASGGLYKTEDAGITWRPIFDSTDNSSVGALAIAPSNPKQVWVGTGETFLIRPAEAMGNGVYKSVNAGRTWKNMGLVATGRISRVIVDPTDTNTVYVASLGNTHAPQQERGVYKTTDGGKTWERVLFVDEHTGCSDLAIDPQHPNILYAAMWQVTFNTWQLNSGGPGSGIFRSKDGGKTWERLSLPGGQAHPVGKTSVDVAYSQPNVVYALIEDKDPGLYRSDDGGDTWKLVFTSHSLAQRASYYTRVRVSTGDPNDVFTLSVTVMESKDGGKSFNGLHENGDYRPGGDTHDMWIDPKNPSRAMVAHDGCLNMTFSKGKTWQNVNLPIAQMYHVAVDNQVPYYVYGNKQDGFSYRGPSNSLQGGIPLGLWTGIGGCESGYAQPDPEDNNIVWSGCYDGGLDRVNLKTGDIRDVRAWPEAGYGYPPADMRYRWHWNYPMVVSRFGHKVYIGSQYVHVTGNGGQTWTVISPDLTTNDKSHQQSSGGVSTDNLFTFDGCTLYAMAESPLKDGLLWTGSNDGLVHVTKDGGAHWDDVTAHIPGLPKWATIRSIDASNFHEGTAYISVDAQFIGDFRPYIYKTTDYGQTWTSVSGDLPPSNSSFVHAIKEDPDKEGLLWAGTDNGLYFSPDDGSHWVHLKNNLPPVPVYGIAVQSNFRDLVLGTYGRGFYILDDLTPIRDFSADVQRSEAYLFPLRKAYRFREKPGIHGERSMTTGQNPPYGASINYYLKDSATDTVKVIILDGEGRHLQQIEGTNKPGVNRVWWDLGLQPYRLPPLRTRPEDADWVKLDSTGERAMVIYDLDIGPGLQAPKVLPGTYTVVLKIGQKEWKQPLDVLRDPHTQGSDQDIADQYAFGQKIYTSIQSTLHMIDTLETLRSKLLAAAEKTTDKKQKARLLKKENELYLVESLLHDVHQTGAREDIFRNPAQILERFLTISKESINGGSDFGPTDQHQEVYNLLDGRLKAATAQYRKALEGSLPIDKIEPPKHS
- a CDS encoding WD40/YVTN/BNR-like repeat-containing protein, encoding MQKRLIPSLGLAVTACLGLQLVTAQVPDPSLFANLRYRMIGPHRGGRTVGGCGVPQQPNVFYIGVNNGGVWKTTDYGRTWNPIFDDQPTGSIGDVAVAPSNPNVLYVASGEGIQRPDLSVGNGVYRSSDAGKTWTHLGLEKGQQIGGLAIDPTDENKVFAAVLGHPYGPNEERGVYRSLDGGKTWERVLYKDENTGAVQVTIDPKHPNIVYADLWAGRQGPWENGAWNGPNSGLFKSTDGGTTWHPLTKGLPTTAQGLGRIGFCIAPSDPDRLYATVDAGAYGGVYRSDDGGESWTKLNSDNRFWGRGDDFAEVKADPQNADIVYTADVVVWKSTDGGKSWNAYKGAPGGDDYHRIWINPDHPEVLLIACDQGAIVTVNGGQTFSSWYNQPTAQFYHVATDNTFPYNVYGAQQESGSIGIASRGNDGEITFREWHPVGVEEYGYIAPDPLDNNIIYGGKITRYNKRTGQIQNVAPEAVRSGKYRFLRTAPVLFSPVDPHTLYLAGNVLFSTRDGGNSWKVISPDLSRPTWDIPATVGIYNTESVLKMARRGVIYTVAPSPLDINTIWAGTDDGLIHITRDGGKTWTNVTPAGLPSWSKISLIEAGHKDVLTAYAAVNAIRLDDMHPHIYRTRDGGKTWTEIVTGLPEDPINAVREDPRRKGLLLAGSERAVYVSFDDGDHWQSLRLNMPATSIRDLVIKDNDLVVATHGRSFWILDDIAPLRQLSGPADALLYRPDTAVRVRWDMNPDTPLPQDEPAGENPPDGAIIDYYLGATGPVSLDILDAYGRLVRHYSDTDTAYAVPDVNIPLYWIRPQQILSNAPGPHRFIWDLHYQPLNVPPSYPIAAVFGNTAPSATSPWVLPGTYQVRLTAGGKTYTQPIHVRMDPRVKTPMAGLQQQFDLSMKAYKARKQCLDAIATIGRLRAELQPTGTPDFDQAIKDLSALAGAARRGRRMGMGAGGEQGASNFGQLEGTFASLLTLLEEADMPPTTQAAAGLSTALEQAAQAEALLQKDISALNAQLKKAGKPPINL
- a CDS encoding WD40/YVTN/BNR-like repeat-containing protein — translated: MRTLLIPFLLLAPALSAQRHKPVETDTDSVFYAQTKYRLIGPFRGGRADAVAGSVHQKTTFYLGTSGGGLWKTVDGGNNWKNMSDGFFGGGVGAVAIAPSDESIVYAAEGEGTIRNNVTEGMGGIWRSDDAGRHWKNLGLADSRHIVKILIHPKNPDIVWVAVLGHLFGPSKARGIYKTTDGGKTWRQVLAVNDQSGGSDLAMEPGEPSVLYAGTWRVIRTPYGFESGGEGSGLYKSMDGGETWTNITGSKGFPKGIWGAVNVTVAPSNPDKVYAMIENKDGGLYTSKDAGKTWTKTNGDNNIKQRAWYFNRIFVDPKDEDILYCPNVEMMKSTDGGKTFESMRTPHSDHHDLWIDPEDPQRMALADDGGGHVSFDGGKEWSSSDNQPTAQIYRVSTDNAFPYHILGAQQDNTTIRIRSRSYGGAIGANDWTPTAGFESGFVVADPKNPDIVYGGNYDGYIGRYDHHTEENRVITVWPDNSTGEGADVLKYRFQWNFPLFFSPNTPGRLYAAGNELFATDDEGKSWTAISPDLTTNDKSKQGPSGGPITKDNTSAEYYCTIFAAAESPLEKDLLWTGSDDGLVFVSKDGGAHWDKVTPPQAGGWMMWNCIEPDPFRKGAAYIVGTKFKLDDYTPYIYRTTDYGKTWTLITNGIPPTHFARCLRADKVKAGLLYAGTEFGMYISYDDGGHWKPFQLNLPVTPVTDLTIKDDALIVATEGRAFWSLDDLGFVRQHGDSLQRLTIFPVADAWRMRGFGGRRAAGSTSNAGENPPNGSLFQYWLGGTPDSAAVSITIFDKQQKPIRTFSTKATDPDDKLEVNAGMNRFVWDMNYPSGKRIPGMLLWNGMVGGPKAAPGHYSARFRYDKDSVDVPFVIKGDPNYALTEADYDAQAGFLLQVRDKFDDVQKAILRLRSVRTQLGDLNSRLDTAQNKDIRKYADSLSHRLTKIEEALYQTKSKSSEDMLNYPIKINDKLAGVYNTASVGYTTPSKQVRDVFADLSAKADVQLTALKEVLGPGLDKLNKMIYERQVPVISVKD